TACCGCTCCGCCTCTTGGCGAAACCGGTCAGCCAAAAAAAGCCAGGCGCCGATAATGCCGATCACAATGCCCACCGCCACCCAAATCGCGGAAAGACCGCTCGCAAACACAAACCCCGTGTAGCCAAGCAACAGCCACGCCGATTCCCCCGTCGCCCGTTCGGAAAACGCGAGCGCCCAACCGGGAAGTTTTTTTCCGCCAAGCAAAAAGTCGGAATGGCTCATCTCCTTTTTCCCATACCAATAGCCAAGCGCTGCCATCACAAGACAATACAGCACGAGTTCCGCCAAGATGATGCCATTCATTGTTTCTCCCCCTCGCTATATTGTTCGCCTCACGACACCACCGCCCACCGTTTCCCCCGTAAAAAAACCGACATTGCCATCGAACGAAGACGACAATGCCGGTGCAGCCAATAAAAGTGCAGCTTCATGACTTATTTATTTCATTACTACCATTATGACGATAAGAAGCGATTTATGCCGGTTTGCTTTTTTAAATCCTAACTCAACTCGTTGTCACCTTTCTTTTCCTTAGGCAGTCATCACGTTTCGTTGTTCAAAAAGTTGCGAAACGCATCGTCATGTAATAAAGTGGACTTGACACCAAAAAAAGGAGTGAACGATATGGATCGCTGGGAAAACGAGTTACACAAATACGCTGAATTGGCCGTGAAAGTCGGCGTCAACATTCAGCCTGGGCAAACGCTGTTCGTCAACGCCCCGCTCGAGGCGGCGCCGCTCGTCCGCAAAATCGCCAAAACCGCGTACGAAACCGGGGCGAAACACGTGTATGTCGAGTGGAACGACGAGGCGCTTACTTACATTAAATTTCACTACGCCCCAGAGGAAGCGTTTTCCGAGTATCCGATGTGGCGGGCGAGAGCGATGGAAGAACTCGCCGAACAAGGCGCTGCCTTTTTATCCATTTACGCCCCGAACCCGGACTTATTGAAAGATGTTGATCCGAAGCGGATCGCCACCGCCAATAAAACGGCCGCCCAAGCGCTCGCCAACTACCGGAGCGCCATTATGGCCGATCGGAACTGCTGGTCGCTCATTTCCGTCCCCACACCGGCGTGGGCGCAAAAAGTATTTGGCGATCTGCGTGATGAAGAAGCCATCGACAAATTATGGGAAGCGATTTTCCGCATCACCCGCATCGACCAAGACGATCCGATCGCTGCCTGGCGCGAACATAACGATCGGCTCGCCCGCATCGTCGATTACTTAAACAACAAGCAATACAAACAGCTCGTTTACGAAGCGCCCGGCACCAATCTCACGGTCGAACTCGTCGACGGGCACGTCTGGCACGGCGGCGCGGCGACGAGTCAAAGCGGCGTGCGCTTCAATCCCAACATCCCGACCGAAGAAGTGTTTACCATGCCGCATAAAGACGGCGTCAACGGCACGGTGCGCAACACGAAGCCGCTCAATTACAACGGCAACGTGATCGATGGGTTTACGCTCACGTTCAAAGACGGTCAAGTCGTCGACTTCAGCGCCGAACAAGGATATGAGACGCTTAAGCATTTGCTTGACACCGATGACGGGGCGCGCCGCCTCGGGGAAGTCGCCCTCGTGCCGCACCAATCGCCGGTGTCGCTGTCCAATCTCATTTTTTACAACACGCTGTTTGACGAAAACGCCGCTTGCCATTTGGCGCTCGGCAAGGCGTATCCGACCAATATCGAGAACGGCGCTTCATTGTCCAAAGACGAACTCGACCGTCGCGGCGTCAACGACAGCCTCGTCCACGTCGACTTTATGATCGGCTCAGCTGATCTGAACATTGACGGCGTGACGAAAGACGGGAAGCGAGAGCCGATTTTCCGCAGCGGCAACTGGGCATTCGAACTGGCGTAATCGGTTTCGCCAGCTCTAAACAATAAGGCTGCGCCAAACGAGCGGCCAGACCCGACCGTTGGCGCAGCCTTATTCCGTTCAAGCACGGTTTCACACGGAACGATCAGACCGAACCGATGGGGTTGTTTTCATCCTGCCGCAAGTGCACAGCGGCAGATGCCGCCTGCGCCAGCTGCTCGCATTGCCGCAAACGAATGCCAAAGAGCACGAGCGGGTCGCGGTACGCCTCAGGGTTTTTGCGCATATGTTTGAGCTCGCCTTCCTGGGCAGCGATCTCCAGCTCCAGCCGTTTCAACGTTTCATCGAGCGCCGTCAATGGCGCATGGAAAAATTGAGTGACATCACGCTCAAGCGATTTGGCAAACCATTCAAACGGCAGCAACAACTGCTGGATGATCGCCTCCACCACCTCAGCGTAATCTTGCGTCTGGATCAACTGCTTATACTTTTGCGCCAGCATCGCCTTGTTTTGCGCAAAGGCACCGAGCAGTTTGCCCGCCCCTTTCAACAGCAGCTGGCTTGGCGTTCTCCGCAAGAAAACGTTCACCTTGTCAATTTGCACCCCGTTGATCAACCGATCCGTATCGCGCCGCCAATCGGCGAGAAGGCGAAAATCGCATTCGAGCTTGAGCCGTTCCTGGCCGAACATGGCGTTAAACCCTTCGCCCATTTCATGCAAAAACACCTGGCATTCGTTGAATTCGTCTTCCGTCGCTGCAATCCACTGTTCCATGGCGCGGCGCAGCTTTGGCAGCGCCTCTTCATCAAGGTAAGCGCGAAGCCGTTCGTTCGCTTTGTCGT
Above is a window of Geobacillus thermoleovorans DNA encoding:
- a CDS encoding aminopeptidase; translated protein: MDRWENELHKYAELAVKVGVNIQPGQTLFVNAPLEAAPLVRKIAKTAYETGAKHVYVEWNDEALTYIKFHYAPEEAFSEYPMWRARAMEELAEQGAAFLSIYAPNPDLLKDVDPKRIATANKTAAQALANYRSAIMADRNCWSLISVPTPAWAQKVFGDLRDEEAIDKLWEAIFRITRIDQDDPIAAWREHNDRLARIVDYLNNKQYKQLVYEAPGTNLTVELVDGHVWHGGAATSQSGVRFNPNIPTEEVFTMPHKDGVNGTVRNTKPLNYNGNVIDGFTLTFKDGQVVDFSAEQGYETLKHLLDTDDGARRLGEVALVPHQSPVSLSNLIFYNTLFDENAACHLALGKAYPTNIENGASLSKDELDRRGVNDSLVHVDFMIGSADLNIDGVTKDGKREPIFRSGNWAFELA